The Chitinivibrionales bacterium genome window below encodes:
- a CDS encoding class I SAM-dependent methyltransferase — translation MNERTYSGDIAQLRRPERMAVLEVSRVAELCIKGMNAASILDAGSGSGIFLEAFSSRGLFCAGIDFNPAMLRAARGFLPLARVAASLADQMPFRDKSFDIVFMAHLLHEVDDPAITLAECRRIAKKRIAVLEWQYRQEEIGPPLLHRLRPDDVGNAAQKAGLQRVKPFVLKTLILYLIETSQHSY, via the coding sequence ATGAACGAACGCACTTATTCGGGTGATATTGCGCAGCTCCGGCGTCCGGAACGCATGGCGGTGCTGGAGGTCAGCCGTGTTGCAGAGCTCTGCATCAAGGGCATGAACGCGGCCAGCATTCTGGATGCCGGGTCCGGAAGCGGGATTTTTCTCGAGGCGTTTTCTTCGCGCGGACTTTTTTGCGCCGGAATCGATTTCAACCCGGCAATGCTTCGCGCCGCACGAGGGTTCCTGCCTTTGGCGCGTGTTGCCGCGTCATTGGCCGACCAAATGCCTTTTCGCGACAAATCTTTCGACATCGTTTTCATGGCGCACCTGCTGCACGAGGTTGACGATCCGGCAATTACGCTCGCCGAATGCAGGCGAATCGCAAAGAAAAGGATCGCGGTTCTTGAGTGGCAATACCGGCAGGAGGAAATCGGGCCGCCGCTGCTGCACCGGTTGAGACCGGATGATGTAGGGAATGCGGCGCAAAAAGCCGGGTTGCAACGCGTGAAACCATTTGTCCTCAAAACTCTCATTCTCTATTTGATTGAGACCAGTCAGCACAGTTATTAA
- a CDS encoding discoidin domain-containing protein, whose amino-acid sequence MKIKWGGLVNVAAVVGCVTALGSMTEAARVDIALHKTATADSYATGNTPNKAVDSIWGGGGVGQSSRWENNWSAENPDVDTVRGNAWLCIDLGAIYSVDSVAIYWEHSGSANYKIQAWAGTDTPTAYPPLAANCDSNWTTLIRDTTLTYNATADMCLSFLKLPTTNTRYVRMHSYKRIFSWGVSIIEFMIFGTPSTATQPNPEMRHSPAGLSLINTKSGVQIKSGNLHVTSAEIVSPSGQMIRHLSGSEASLWNYKDVNGRNVPNGTYFIKVSAGGNSLQGKVAVYR is encoded by the coding sequence ATGAAGATCAAATGGGGGGGATTGGTCAATGTTGCAGCGGTTGTTGGATGTGTGACAGCATTAGGATCAATGACCGAGGCGGCAAGGGTGGACATTGCTTTGCATAAGACAGCAACTGCCGACAGCTATGCTACGGGAAACACGCCAAATAAAGCGGTCGACAGCATATGGGGTGGCGGCGGGGTCGGTCAAAGCTCGAGATGGGAGAACAACTGGAGCGCTGAAAATCCAGATGTCGATACTGTTCGAGGCAATGCTTGGCTCTGCATTGACCTGGGAGCAATATATTCAGTTGATTCGGTTGCCATATATTGGGAACATTCCGGCTCGGCGAATTACAAAATTCAGGCGTGGGCAGGGACAGATACGCCAACCGCATATCCGCCCCTGGCAGCCAACTGTGACAGCAACTGGACCACGTTGATACGCGATACCACCTTGACGTATAACGCCACTGCTGATATGTGTCTTAGCTTTTTAAAACTGCCCACGACGAATACACGCTATGTTCGGATGCATTCTTACAAAAGAATTTTCTCGTGGGGTGTTTCAATAATTGAATTTATGATTTTTGGTACACCGAGCACCGCTACACAGCCGAACCCTGAAATGCGTCATTCTCCAGCCGGCTTGTCTTTGATAAATACAAAGTCCGGTGTGCAGATTAAATCGGGAAACCTGCACGTAACCTCTGCTGAAATCGTTTCTCCTTCCGGTCAAATGATCCGTCATCTCTCCGGGTCCGAGGCGTCATTATGGAATTACAAAGATGTCAATGGGAGGAACGTGCCGAACGGGACCTATTTCATTAAGGTTTCAGCGGGTGGAAATTCGTTACAAGGCAAGGTTGCGGTTTACAGATAA
- a CDS encoding citrate synthase, which produces MKKRPSHSIPAPSKKAAIIIEGKRIELPLIEGTEGQKGIDISRLKAETGCFVFDNGFANTSSTLSQITFVDGDKSILRYRGYDIGDLVENCTFVEVAYLLVQGKLPTAAELRKFSGYLNQHSMIHEDMHHFFTGFPPNSHPMAILSGMVTSLSSFYPYLGYDDPSFDITEARLLSKVRTIAAFSYKKSRGEPVVYPRHDLSYCANFLNMMFSSPVAEYEINPDLVKTLNQLLILHADHEQNCSTSAVKLVASTGVNLYAAISAGISALWGPLHGGANQAVVEMLDTIYQDRGNIKKYLEKAKNKKNKFKLMGFGHAIYKNYDPRARIVKKICHDLLPKLNIADPLLDLALELEEAALKDEYFIERKLYPNVDFYSGIIYRAMGIPTNMLTVMFTIGRLPGWIAHWKETMENEKGKIWRPRQIYMGPRKREFVAIDKRMK; this is translated from the coding sequence ATGAAAAAACGGCCATCGCATTCCATCCCGGCGCCCTCAAAAAAAGCCGCCATCATCATTGAGGGAAAGCGCATTGAGCTCCCGCTCATCGAGGGCACCGAAGGGCAGAAAGGCATCGACATAAGCAGACTCAAGGCCGAAACGGGCTGTTTCGTATTTGACAACGGCTTTGCCAACACCTCGTCCACGCTGTCCCAAATTACGTTTGTGGACGGCGATAAAAGCATTCTCCGCTACCGCGGGTACGACATCGGGGACCTGGTCGAGAACTGCACGTTTGTCGAAGTCGCCTACCTGCTGGTGCAGGGCAAGCTGCCCACGGCGGCCGAGCTGCGGAAATTTTCCGGGTACCTCAACCAGCACTCCATGATCCACGAGGACATGCACCATTTCTTCACCGGGTTCCCGCCCAACTCGCATCCAATGGCGATCCTGTCGGGCATGGTGACGTCGCTGTCGAGTTTTTACCCGTACCTCGGCTACGACGACCCGAGCTTCGACATCACCGAGGCGCGCCTTCTTTCCAAGGTGCGGACCATTGCCGCGTTTTCGTACAAGAAGTCGCGCGGCGAGCCCGTGGTGTATCCGCGCCACGATCTCAGCTACTGCGCGAACTTCCTCAACATGATGTTCTCGTCGCCCGTGGCGGAATACGAGATCAATCCCGATCTTGTCAAGACGCTCAACCAGCTGCTCATCCTCCACGCGGACCACGAGCAGAACTGCTCGACCTCCGCCGTCAAGCTCGTGGCGAGCACGGGCGTTAACCTGTACGCCGCGATTTCGGCCGGCATCTCGGCGCTGTGGGGGCCGCTGCACGGCGGCGCCAACCAGGCGGTCGTCGAGATGCTCGACACGATATATCAAGACCGCGGCAACATCAAAAAATATCTGGAAAAGGCGAAGAACAAGAAAAACAAGTTCAAGCTCATGGGGTTCGGCCATGCCATTTACAAGAACTACGACCCGCGCGCCAGGATCGTGAAGAAGATCTGCCACGACCTGCTGCCCAAGCTCAATATCGCGGATCCGCTCCTTGACCTTGCCTTGGAACTTGAGGAGGCGGCGCTTAAAGACGAGTATTTCATCGAGCGCAAGCTGTATCCCAACGTGGATTTCTACTCCGGCATCATCTACCGCGCCATGGGCATTCCCACCAATATGCTCACCGTGATGTTCACCATCGGCCGGCTGCCGGGCTGGATCGCGCATTGGAAAGAGACCATGGAGAACGAGAAGGGCAAGATATGGCGGCCCCGGCAGATCTACATGGGACCGAGGAAACGGGAGTTCGTGGCGATTGACAAAAGGATGAAATAA
- a CDS encoding discoidin domain-containing protein — protein sequence MNRFAIISILLFSSIFISAFSANIFSAPRTNLALDKTAIADSYVGARTPAMAVDGINSGESRWENNYIDGRPDSMKGNAWIYVDLGTRYLVDSVAIYWEHSGSGKYAIQEWDSTIALPSNNDTGWTTLLIDTTLTYTDAVQRCLSFLKLPPRETRYVRMHSYKRLWNPGWGISIYEFEVYGNAITAVRPKSEMRRVDDGLSVTCARSGARISFGRMQARPLSAEILSPSGQLVCRCSGSVEAFWNYKDLFNRSVTNGVYLVKIDATGQMYQKKIAVYR from the coding sequence ATGAATAGGTTTGCCATCATTTCAATTCTTTTATTCTCCAGCATTTTTATCTCCGCATTTTCCGCCAATATTTTTTCGGCGCCCCGAACCAATCTCGCCTTGGACAAGACCGCAATCGCCGACAGCTACGTGGGAGCGCGCACGCCGGCCATGGCGGTTGACGGAATAAACTCCGGAGAATCCCGGTGGGAGAACAACTACATTGACGGAAGGCCGGACTCCATGAAAGGCAACGCTTGGATTTACGTGGATCTGGGAACACGGTATCTGGTCGACTCCGTGGCAATCTACTGGGAGCATTCCGGCTCAGGGAAATACGCGATTCAGGAGTGGGACTCAACCATTGCGCTTCCCTCGAACAACGACACGGGATGGACAACGCTGCTGATCGACACCACGCTCACCTATACCGACGCCGTGCAGCGGTGCCTCAGTTTCTTGAAACTGCCGCCCCGTGAAACCAGGTACGTCCGCATGCATTCTTATAAACGGCTCTGGAACCCGGGCTGGGGAATTTCGATATATGAATTTGAAGTGTACGGAAATGCCATCACCGCTGTTCGGCCAAAATCCGAAATGCGGCGTGTCGACGACGGGCTCAGCGTGACCTGCGCCAGGTCCGGTGCGCGCATCTCGTTTGGCAGAATGCAGGCGCGACCTCTTTCGGCGGAGATTCTCTCCCCTTCAGGCCAACTCGTCTGCCGCTGCTCCGGGTCCGTCGAAGCATTCTGGAATTATAAGGACCTTTTTAATCGGAGCGTCACCAACGGCGTCTATCTGGTAAAGATTGACGCCACTGGACAAATGTATCAGAAAAAAATAGCCGTTTACAGATAA